The following coding sequences lie in one Tichowtungia aerotolerans genomic window:
- a CDS encoding DUF2800 domain-containing protein yields the protein MTNQLHAKHGPSSLKNKELCAHWQNRPGSSEAADEGTMMHGAAETGRLDGLNPEQIAQVRECLDAVDELQSEIPGAIRYTELQVDICGLTFGTADVVIIGTNTATVIDYKMGRVPVDDAEVNLQGWAYALGVFDLFGVDSVKVVFLQPRCDLRTEHTFTRSADYDRMRDRVATVIEKAEDPNSPYSPHPDNCQYCGAKATCPALTAKAMMVAEKLPNRLELPAVMDPLQIAEPDQMALALRLAPVLIEWADAVKAHALEMVRSGQEIPGYELKHRSGRRVLKDLAAVWEIVSTEFPLPLEQFLPACSISVTSLEKAVKSIQERGQGAKAIRKLNQLLTAEGLCMTDPDITYLAKER from the coding sequence ATGACAAATCAACTCCACGCAAAGCATGGCCCCAGCTCGCTGAAAAACAAAGAGCTGTGCGCCCATTGGCAAAATCGCCCCGGTTCATCCGAGGCCGCTGATGAGGGAACGATGATGCACGGGGCGGCCGAAACCGGTCGTCTCGATGGACTCAACCCTGAGCAAATCGCCCAGGTGCGTGAGTGCCTGGATGCGGTCGACGAGCTGCAATCGGAAATCCCCGGAGCAATTCGCTACACCGAATTGCAGGTCGATATCTGCGGGCTGACTTTCGGCACTGCCGATGTCGTTATCATCGGCACGAACACCGCAACCGTCATTGATTACAAAATGGGGCGTGTCCCGGTCGATGATGCGGAGGTCAACCTTCAGGGCTGGGCATACGCCCTTGGCGTATTCGACCTGTTTGGTGTCGATTCGGTCAAGGTGGTGTTTCTGCAGCCGCGTTGCGATCTGCGCACAGAACACACCTTCACCCGCTCTGCTGACTATGACCGGATGCGTGATCGCGTCGCTACCGTGATCGAAAAGGCGGAAGACCCGAACAGTCCGTACAGCCCGCATCCTGACAACTGCCAGTACTGCGGAGCCAAAGCCACCTGTCCGGCATTGACAGCCAAGGCAATGATGGTAGCCGAAAAGCTGCCGAACCGGCTGGAACTCCCGGCGGTAATGGATCCGCTCCAGATCGCCGAGCCTGACCAGATGGCGCTGGCTCTTCGCCTGGCACCCGTCCTGATCGAGTGGGCCGATGCCGTCAAAGCCCATGCCTTGGAAATGGTGCGCAGCGGGCAGGAAATTCCCGGCTACGAACTCAAACACCGCAGCGGACGGCGTGTACTGAAGGATCTTGCCGCTGTATGGGAAATAGTTAGCACGGAATTTCCGTTGCCGCTGGAGCAGTTCCTTCCCGCCTGTTCGATCTCGGTCACTTCACTGGAAAAAGCGGTCAAATCCATTCAGGAACGAGGGCAGGGGGCTAAAGCGATTCGGAAGCTCAACCAGCTTCTGACAGCAGAGGGACTCTGCATGACCGACCCCGACATCACCTATCTAGCAAAAGAAAGATAA
- a CDS encoding ERCC4 domain-containing protein: MLIRIDTREQTPLAFEHCATVRGTIGTFDYAIEGDQDFFAVERKSLPDLIQSLAIQKNWIRELKKIRRVHAVGFPRLFYVVEACREDIELFDYSIFTRGRVGATFIFHQLSELEYNFDVHAIFSGDALGAARDIHRLLKRRSEDLKAQEGES; this comes from the coding sequence ATGCTGATTCGAATCGATACAAGAGAGCAGACTCCGTTGGCGTTCGAACACTGTGCCACCGTGCGCGGAACCATCGGCACGTTCGACTATGCCATCGAAGGCGACCAGGACTTTTTCGCCGTCGAGCGCAAATCGCTGCCCGATCTGATTCAGTCGCTGGCCATCCAGAAGAATTGGATTCGTGAGCTGAAAAAAATCCGCCGCGTCCATGCCGTCGGATTCCCGCGTCTATTCTACGTCGTCGAAGCCTGCCGCGAGGACATCGAGCTCTTCGATTATTCTATTTTTACCCGTGGTCGGGTCGGCGCTACCTTCATTTTTCACCAGCTCAGCGAGCTAGAATACAACTTCGATGTTCACGCCATTTTCTCCGGCGATGCGCTTGGCGCAGCCCGGGACATCCACCGGCTTCTCAAACGCCGCTCCGAAGATCTTAAAGCGCAAGAGGGCGAATCATGA
- a CDS encoding helix-turn-helix transcriptional regulator — protein sequence MTVTDEQIIQAVFAATDEAKERALQILRGEELPADSNEPLFLTMGEACELIPCSRATLWRIIKAGRLTKIEIYPNAFRLRRTDVLDLARGKAVSRG from the coding sequence ATGACAGTGACAGACGAACAAATCATTCAGGCGGTCTTCGCTGCCACCGACGAAGCCAAAGAACGGGCCTTACAAATTCTTCGCGGAGAAGAACTCCCCGCAGATAGCAACGAGCCCTTGTTCCTGACAATGGGGGAGGCGTGCGAGCTGATCCCGTGCTCAAGAGCGACGCTCTGGCGCATTATCAAAGCCGGTCGCTTGACCAAGATCGAAATTTACCCCAACGCCTTCCGGTTACGTCGCACTGACGTGCTTGATCTCGCCAGAGGGAAGGCGGTGTCCCGTGGTTGA
- a CDS encoding L-rhamnose mutarotase: MKHNAFKLKLKPGCADEYKRRHGEVWPELVKAHSDAGILYYSIYFDEETLTLFAIQILSDNNTVDDLKNLEIVQKWWDHMADLMETYPSNMPIFQPLSEVFHMA; the protein is encoded by the coding sequence ATGAAGCACAATGCATTCAAACTCAAGCTGAAGCCAGGCTGCGCGGATGAATATAAAAGGCGCCACGGTGAAGTCTGGCCTGAACTCGTCAAAGCCCATTCCGATGCCGGAATTTTGTACTACTCCATCTATTTTGATGAGGAGACACTCACGCTGTTCGCCATTCAGATACTGAGCGATAATAACACGGTGGATGATTTGAAAAATTTGGAGATCGTTCAGAAATGGTGGGATCACATGGCTGACCTCATGGAAACCTATCCCAGCAACATGCCGATCTTCCAGCCGCTTTCCGAAGTTTTTCACATGGCGTAA
- a CDS encoding MFS transporter: METVSKKVPMKEKLSWGLGGFSEQIAVNGLNGMFMPVYNIGLGLDSVLIGWAMTIPRFFDMISDPVVGNMSDNCRSRFGRRRPFILWGGILMALIFGLTYMASPHMGQRSMFAYATVACILFYLAYTVYSVPYTALGLELTDDYDERAYIQKYRCIFNSLSAFALPWIFSLCLVVGNYSRGLLEQQHVAWFQKPLMIFSKMAADGSVKAEVLGSRYVAWACALFILIAIMPVSFFVKERVKSASQEKIGLWSSVKLVSKNKSFALLLGMILLVITGNFFVNPLMQYLNIFYVHGGDKVAGATLFGLFGSTLAVTMFISSFIVPVLAQLLDKKKVLLIGLLTAAAANLLNLILVNPDYPYLQLISAAMLGFGLNCCWLLNGAFIADVCDEDELAFGYRREGMFSAAFGFVVKLAFTVIGVALGVLLKKAGYIAGAETMTPETITRLRYILVFFPMSCLALAAVIFKFYPLTRERIHDIQKQLNIQKKISADQVA, from the coding sequence ATGGAAACAGTCAGTAAGAAAGTCCCGATGAAGGAAAAGCTCTCGTGGGGGCTTGGCGGGTTCAGCGAACAGATTGCAGTCAACGGGCTCAACGGCATGTTCATGCCGGTGTACAATATAGGCCTCGGTCTCGATTCGGTGTTGATTGGCTGGGCGATGACAATTCCCCGCTTTTTTGACATGATTTCTGACCCGGTGGTTGGAAACATGTCCGACAACTGCCGCAGCCGTTTCGGACGCCGGCGGCCGTTCATTCTGTGGGGCGGCATTCTGATGGCGCTGATTTTCGGGCTGACCTATATGGCGTCACCCCATATGGGGCAGCGGTCGATGTTTGCCTACGCAACAGTTGCCTGTATCCTTTTTTATCTGGCCTACACTGTTTATTCTGTTCCCTATACCGCGCTCGGCCTGGAGCTGACCGATGATTATGATGAAAGGGCCTATATCCAGAAGTACCGCTGTATTTTTAACTCGTTGTCGGCATTTGCACTTCCGTGGATTTTTAGTCTCTGTCTTGTGGTCGGAAACTACTCCCGTGGACTGCTGGAGCAGCAGCATGTGGCGTGGTTTCAAAAACCGCTTATGATCTTTTCCAAAATGGCCGCGGATGGTTCGGTCAAGGCTGAGGTGCTCGGTTCCCGCTATGTGGCCTGGGCCTGTGCGCTGTTTATTTTGATTGCTATTATGCCTGTCTCCTTTTTTGTGAAAGAGCGGGTGAAATCCGCAAGTCAGGAAAAAATCGGATTGTGGTCTTCGGTGAAGTTGGTCTCAAAAAACAAATCTTTTGCATTGTTGCTCGGGATGATTCTGTTGGTGATTACCGGAAACTTTTTTGTGAATCCCTTGATGCAATATCTGAATATTTTCTATGTGCATGGCGGTGACAAGGTAGCCGGAGCAACTCTGTTTGGGCTGTTTGGCAGCACGCTGGCTGTCACTATGTTTATCAGTTCGTTCATTGTGCCGGTTCTGGCTCAGTTGCTGGACAAAAAGAAAGTGTTGCTTATCGGGCTTTTAACAGCCGCTGCAGCCAACTTGTTGAATCTCATTCTGGTGAATCCGGATTATCCATACCTTCAGTTAATCTCCGCCGCCATGCTCGGGTTTGGACTCAACTGTTGCTGGCTGCTCAACGGCGCATTTATTGCCGATGTCTGCGACGAAGATGAGCTGGCTTTCGGTTATCGCCGGGAAGGTATGTTTTCTGCGGCGTTTGGTTTTGTCGTTAAGCTGGCCTTTACGGTGATCGGTGTGGCACTCGGTGTTCTGCTCAAAAAGGCAGGGTATATCGCCGGCGCGGAAACCATGACGCCGGAAACCATTACACGGTTGCGCTACATCCTGGTCTTCTTTCCGATGAGCTGTCTCGCTCTTGCGGCCGTCATTTTCAAGTTCTACCCGCTTACCCGTGAACGCATCCACGACATTCAGAAACAACTGAACATTCAAAAAAAGATCTCTGCGGATCAAGTTGCGTGA
- a CDS encoding sulfatase-like hydrolase/transferase has product MRQIKTVLLLAVLGWLFAESTAAAPNIIMILIDDMGWADSSTYGSEFYQTPNLTRLAKEGMLFTDAYAAAPLCSPTRASIMSGQYPARLRMTQAITPKDVPEPQALPPKGNEYCGLVQNKNHMPLEVFTLAEALKEEGYNTAHIGKWHLTSSNPGWNGGDSTYNAENQGFDYVIGGGHLPGPPDYYSPYTGNKKSRQGGIRNLKPGPEGEYLNERLAEESIKWMDSVKGSGKPFYLNFWHYAVHGPVIAKKDLLPKYNERRDPENPQRCPEMATMLDSMDNSIGMLLDWLDKPENRTLKENTVVIVTSDNGGVIHNDVNGNPWTSNRPLRGGKANTYEGGVREPWIVRWPGVTRPGSVCSTSVQSIDIYPTVLEMVGTKPSKDVLLDGQSIVPLLKGQMMAHQPIFTHFPHYMGVLCAPSTSVRAGDYKLIRYYYAGDNAASHAYELFDLKRDPSEAINLAAYFPERVKELDRLIDSFLKETDALVPVRNENYSGDPQLNRTRQAVKNAPDRPQNLRLPEAVIKTEKAGSRCLQLLDQDNQPRKTHALVVDGGEWVHVENNPDGSVLVQWDVIPNDETVRVLFGWKGGEIPHEINLATIPPCELVIGPLATSSELRPKIQQTVSWSVDVSPNETEVVSAPDNAVWSEGFNSDFSNPYAKGSFGPQFGVTTPGIVTDGSLAGVEGDGFAALNLKRKETNGKAKQFGGMDVSLGTVTDAGVTYTFSGKFGWRYGKPASARDLEIIKEFSGFLIGGKRPASMVTPAFNFGELPQKQLKDYRFSYTTQPDDVGKTIGLRLRLVDLNKVTGLTQFLTDGWAVTAAPAEAAAGVRLPGIFSDGMVLQADAPVQVWGRAEPGDAITVEFAGQKKTAKTNDEGTWQVTLDPMSVSSNPRRMTVSSTRNSELETLNFSNVLVGEVWLCAGQSNMRMTVRGVTNAGKEMSNADFPGIRFFTTPAIGHEEPQEDVDANWTVCSPQSVGNSTATGYFFGRKLHQDLNVPIGLVDISYGGAVIATFMDAETVRHTPANELIYQKDQTFLNAKKLREQGISSRCYNAMVAPVAPYSVRGTIWYQGEANVGTPDEYVTWYRDYMNMMRTKFKNPDMPFYHVQLAGFENQLKPKPTNVPPEVWARFRLAQEEILQFPHTAMATAMDIGMKENIHPKNKQEVGRRLALCALNKTYGKTDVICEGPRVKVLKKKGAKVAVTFFNCGDGLKLNGDFGGFSGLLEDGTSIALSGRITGADTVAIDLAGQAVTHLRYAYANYPDCPLVNGAGLPAFPFEQPVN; this is encoded by the coding sequence GTGAGACAAATCAAAACTGTTTTACTGTTGGCGGTGCTCGGTTGGCTCTTTGCCGAATCAACCGCTGCCGCTCCGAATATTATTATGATTCTGATCGATGATATGGGCTGGGCGGACAGTTCAACCTATGGGTCAGAATTTTACCAGACGCCGAACCTGACCCGACTTGCAAAAGAAGGAATGTTGTTTACGGATGCGTATGCGGCGGCTCCTTTGTGTTCTCCAACACGGGCAAGCATCATGTCCGGTCAGTATCCGGCCCGACTGCGGATGACTCAGGCGATTACGCCCAAGGATGTGCCGGAACCGCAGGCCCTGCCTCCCAAAGGGAATGAATATTGCGGACTGGTGCAGAACAAAAACCATATGCCGCTTGAGGTCTTTACATTGGCGGAGGCGCTTAAGGAAGAGGGCTACAACACGGCGCATATCGGGAAATGGCATTTGACGTCATCAAACCCGGGCTGGAACGGTGGTGACTCAACCTATAACGCTGAAAATCAGGGTTTTGATTATGTCATCGGGGGCGGGCATCTTCCGGGGCCGCCCGATTATTATTCGCCTTATACCGGAAATAAAAAAAGTCGGCAGGGTGGGATCAGAAATCTGAAACCGGGACCGGAAGGCGAATACCTCAATGAGCGGCTGGCGGAAGAGTCCATCAAATGGATGGACTCGGTGAAAGGTTCCGGGAAACCGTTCTATCTGAATTTCTGGCACTATGCGGTGCATGGACCGGTGATTGCCAAGAAGGATCTGCTTCCGAAATATAATGAGCGGCGTGATCCGGAGAACCCCCAACGCTGTCCGGAAATGGCGACCATGCTCGACAGTATGGATAACAGTATCGGCATGCTGCTCGACTGGCTCGACAAACCGGAAAACCGTACACTGAAAGAGAACACAGTCGTCATTGTGACCTCTGACAACGGAGGCGTGATCCACAACGATGTAAACGGCAATCCGTGGACTTCGAATCGTCCGCTGCGCGGCGGTAAAGCCAATACCTATGAAGGCGGGGTTCGGGAGCCATGGATTGTGCGTTGGCCCGGTGTCACTCGGCCTGGTTCGGTTTGCAGTACGTCGGTTCAGTCGATCGACATTTATCCGACCGTGCTGGAAATGGTTGGCACCAAACCTTCGAAAGACGTTCTTCTGGACGGCCAGAGTATTGTGCCGCTACTGAAAGGTCAGATGATGGCGCATCAGCCGATTTTTACTCATTTTCCGCATTACATGGGGGTTCTCTGTGCGCCCTCAACCAGTGTGCGAGCCGGGGATTATAAACTGATTCGCTATTATTATGCCGGTGATAATGCGGCATCCCATGCGTACGAACTCTTCGACCTGAAAAGAGATCCGTCCGAAGCAATCAATCTGGCGGCTTATTTCCCCGAAAGGGTGAAAGAGCTCGACCGACTGATCGATTCGTTCCTGAAAGAAACCGATGCGCTCGTTCCGGTCCGCAATGAAAACTATTCAGGAGATCCTCAACTCAACCGTACCCGTCAGGCTGTAAAAAATGCACCTGATCGTCCGCAAAATCTGCGTCTTCCTGAGGCGGTAATCAAAACGGAAAAGGCGGGCAGTCGTTGCCTGCAGCTGCTCGATCAGGACAATCAGCCGCGCAAAACTCATGCGCTCGTTGTGGATGGCGGAGAATGGGTGCACGTTGAAAATAATCCGGACGGCAGTGTGCTGGTGCAGTGGGATGTGATTCCTAACGACGAGACCGTTAGGGTGCTCTTTGGCTGGAAGGGCGGCGAGATTCCCCATGAAATCAACCTGGCAACCATTCCGCCGTGTGAGCTGGTCATTGGACCTTTAGCAACTTCCTCCGAACTTCGGCCGAAAATCCAGCAAACTGTGAGCTGGAGTGTTGATGTTTCTCCGAATGAAACCGAAGTCGTGTCAGCTCCTGACAATGCAGTCTGGTCTGAAGGGTTCAATTCGGATTTCTCGAACCCGTATGCCAAGGGTTCGTTCGGCCCGCAGTTCGGTGTCACCACTCCGGGCATTGTTACTGATGGCTCGCTCGCCGGGGTTGAAGGGGACGGGTTTGCCGCGCTGAACTTGAAGCGTAAGGAAACGAATGGCAAAGCGAAGCAGTTCGGCGGCATGGACGTATCGCTGGGGACCGTGACGGACGCCGGCGTAACCTATACCTTTTCCGGAAAATTCGGGTGGCGCTACGGCAAGCCGGCTTCCGCCCGGGATCTTGAGATCATTAAGGAGTTTTCCGGTTTTTTGATTGGCGGGAAGAGGCCGGCTTCGATGGTGACACCTGCATTCAATTTTGGCGAACTGCCTCAAAAACAGCTGAAGGACTACCGCTTCAGCTACACGACGCAGCCGGACGATGTCGGCAAGACGATCGGCCTGCGCCTGCGGTTGGTCGATTTGAATAAGGTGACCGGACTCACGCAGTTTTTGACGGATGGTTGGGCCGTAACGGCGGCACCCGCCGAGGCTGCTGCCGGGGTGCGGCTGCCTGGAATCTTCTCCGACGGCATGGTGTTGCAGGCCGATGCACCGGTTCAGGTCTGGGGCCGGGCGGAGCCGGGCGATGCGATAACCGTTGAGTTCGCCGGGCAAAAGAAAACCGCGAAAACGAATGACGAGGGCACGTGGCAGGTAACGCTCGATCCGATGTCTGTTTCTTCCAACCCTCGGAGAATGACGGTTTCCTCAACTCGAAACTCTGAACTCGAAACTCTAAACTTCTCCAACGTACTCGTTGGAGAAGTCTGGCTCTGCGCGGGGCAGTCGAATATGCGCATGACGGTTCGCGGTGTGACCAATGCCGGAAAGGAAATGAGCAACGCGGATTTTCCCGGCATCCGCTTTTTTACAACGCCGGCTATCGGCCATGAGGAACCGCAGGAGGATGTCGATGCCAACTGGACGGTCTGTTCGCCGCAATCCGTGGGGAATAGTACTGCCACCGGCTATTTTTTCGGGCGCAAGCTTCATCAGGATCTGAATGTGCCGATCGGGCTGGTTGATATTTCCTACGGCGGTGCGGTGATCGCCACATTTATGGATGCGGAAACAGTCAGGCACACACCGGCAAATGAGTTGATTTATCAAAAAGATCAAACGTTCCTGAATGCGAAAAAACTGCGTGAGCAGGGGATTTCCTCCCGTTGCTATAATGCGATGGTCGCGCCGGTAGCTCCGTATTCTGTTCGTGGAACAATATGGTATCAGGGCGAAGCGAACGTTGGAACTCCGGATGAATACGTCACTTGGTACCGCGATTATATGAACATGATGCGGACAAAATTCAAGAACCCTGATATGCCGTTCTATCATGTCCAGTTGGCTGGCTTTGAAAACCAGTTGAAACCTAAGCCGACAAATGTCCCTCCAGAGGTATGGGCGCGCTTCCGTCTTGCTCAGGAAGAAATCCTTCAATTCCCTCATACGGCAATGGCAACGGCTATGGATATCGGCATGAAGGAAAATATTCATCCGAAAAACAAGCAGGAGGTCGGACGGCGGCTCGCGCTGTGTGCGCTGAATAAAACCTACGGCAAAACCGATGTCATCTGCGAGGGGCCGCGCGTCAAGGTGCTCAAAAAGAAGGGGGCAAAAGTCGCGGTTACGTTTTTCAACTGCGGGGACGGTCTGAAATTGAACGGCGACTTCGGCGGTTTTAGCGGTCTGCTTGAAGACGGAACCTCCATCGCGCTGTCCGGGAGAATCACGGGAGCTGATACGGTGGCGATTGATCTGGCCGGGCAGGCTGTCACGCACCTGCGCTACGCCTACGCAAACTATCCCGATTGCCCGCTGGTCAATGGGGCCGGGCTTCCTGCTTTTCCCTTTGAGCAACCTGTGAATTGA